AATTTTCACACGTAGGGAACAAAGAGGGAGGTTGTCATGGCCTGGACCTGGGAAGTCATCTCGAATCTCGTGCACAACATGTTCCAGTCCACCCCCCAGGGCACCCTGGGCGTGGGCCTCATCTTCATCTACCTGGTCTGGATGGTCAGCATGGCGGCCAAGCGCATCCACCACAACCTGCACAACGACCACCACTAGACCGCCCTCGCCTCGATCCCGCATCCGGGCGGCATGTTCCGGACCAAAGACCATGAAGCCGAACCTCGGCCAGAATCTCGATGATCGTTCAGGGCCCGGCCTCGCGCCGGGCCTTTTTCGTGCCCTGTGCGCGGCTCTCGTCTGCTGCAGCCTCTGCCTGCTGCCCGGCCGCGCCCCGGCCGCGGGAGCGCAGGACGGCGCAGGCAATGGAGCCGACGGCGGCGCGGCCCTGCTGCACGCCCTGTGGACGCCCGAACAGCTTGCCGGGACGCCCGGGGAGCGCCGCCAGGGCCCGACCACCCCGCCGGACGACTCGCCGCCCTCGCCCGAATGGCCGCGCGCCGCGCTGCCGCCCCTGCCCGCAAGCGAAAGCGGGGCGGACGCGGCCACGGTACGCCGCGTCGAGCTCCCGCCGGACAAACGCCTGGTGGCCCTGACCTTCGACCTCTGCGAGCTCGCGGACCGCGCCTCCGGCTACGACGGCGAGGTGGTGGACCTCCTGCGCCGGGAGGGGACGCCCGCGACCTTCTTCCTGGGCGGCCGCTGGATGCGCTCGCACCCCGAGCGGACCATGCAGCTCATGGCCGACCCGCTCTTCGCCTTCGGCAACCACGCCTGGACGCACGGCAACATGGCCGTGCTCGACGCCGAAAAGCGCCGCGAGCAGCTGCTCTGGACCCAGGCCGAGTACGAGACGCTGCGCGAAAGGCTCGCGGCCCGCGCCAAGGCCGCCGGTTTTTCCGCCGCGGCCGTGCCCGCGCCCGCGGAGCTGACCGTTTTCCGGCCGCCCTACGGCCGCTGCTCGGCCGACTCCATGGCCGAGACCGCGAAGCTCGGCCTGCGCACCGTGACCTGGGACGTGGTCACGGCCGAGATGGACAAGGACGCCGCAGCCGCGGCCAGGGACGTGGCAGAGCGCGCCCGGTCCGGCTCCATCATCCTCATGCACGCCAACGGCGTGCCGCCGCACACGGCGCGCATCCTGGCGGACCTCCTGCCGCTCCTGCGCGCCAGGGGCCTCACCCCGGTGACCCTGCCCGAGCTCCTGAGCGCGGGCACACCCGAGCTCTCGCGCCAGTGCTACTTCAACCATCCGGGCGACAACCTCTCCCTGGACAAGCACTACGGCGACGGCACCCGCCATCCCTTGCATGCG
This sequence is a window from Desulfovibrio sp. X2. Protein-coding genes within it:
- a CDS encoding polysaccharide deacetylase family protein, which codes for MKPNLGQNLDDRSGPGLAPGLFRALCAALVCCSLCLLPGRAPAAGAQDGAGNGADGGAALLHALWTPEQLAGTPGERRQGPTTPPDDSPPSPEWPRAALPPLPASESGADAATVRRVELPPDKRLVALTFDLCELADRASGYDGEVVDLLRREGTPATFFLGGRWMRSHPERTMQLMADPLFAFGNHAWTHGNMAVLDAEKRREQLLWTQAEYETLRERLAARAKAAGFSAAAVPAPAELTVFRPPYGRCSADSMAETAKLGLRTVTWDVVTAEMDKDAAAAARDVAERARSGSIILMHANGVPPHTARILADLLPLLRARGLTPVTLPELLSAGTPELSRQCYFNHPGDNLSLDKHYGDGTRHPLHAKKAPRH